A region from the Bacillus sp. Marseille-P3661 genome encodes:
- a CDS encoding DEAD/DEAH box helicase → MSNFNDFNISKEVLQALSNMGFEEPSPIQAEAIPIAITGRDMLGQAQTGTGKTTAFGVPIIEHVDLSINTIQGLVLAPTRELAVQVAEELNRIGQVKGVRTLPIYGGQDINRQIKALKNKPHIIAATPGRLLDHIKRKTIRLNQIKMVVLDEADEMLNMGFIEDIEMILSEISSDHQTMLFSATMPKRIQTLSEKFMDNPALVKIKAKELTVKNIEQHYIEVQEKKKFDVLCNLLDIQDPELAIVFGRTKKRVDELVEGLIKRGYSAEGIHGDIPQAKRDQVIRRFKEQTIEVMVATDVAARGLDISGVSHVYNFDIPQDPESYVHRIGRTGRAGKKGLAVSFVTPRETSQLKTIENVTKTKITRKPIPSYDDVVAGNQQAAIDRLMEVIEKGDHLQQKQVAENLLDEVDSVTIVAAALRLLTKQPDATPIVLSEVTPIRVKRESFNNKRSNRDNRGGNRNNTRSGSRERDSRRRNRAR, encoded by the coding sequence ATGAGTAATTTTAATGATTTTAATATCAGTAAAGAAGTTTTACAAGCTTTATCAAATATGGGATTTGAAGAGCCGAGTCCGATTCAAGCTGAGGCAATTCCTATCGCGATAACTGGTAGAGATATGCTAGGTCAAGCCCAAACTGGTACAGGGAAGACAACAGCATTCGGTGTTCCGATTATTGAACATGTTGATTTAAGTATAAATACAATTCAAGGTCTTGTTCTAGCTCCGACGCGTGAATTAGCGGTACAGGTGGCTGAAGAATTGAATAGAATTGGCCAAGTAAAGGGTGTACGTACGTTGCCTATTTATGGTGGACAAGATATTAATCGCCAAATAAAAGCTCTAAAGAACAAACCGCACATTATTGCAGCGACACCAGGAAGATTGCTTGATCACATTAAGAGGAAAACGATTCGATTAAATCAAATAAAAATGGTTGTTTTAGATGAAGCGGATGAAATGCTTAATATGGGATTTATCGAAGATATCGAGATGATTTTAAGTGAAATTTCAAGCGATCATCAAACGATGTTATTTTCAGCAACTATGCCTAAACGAATTCAAACACTATCTGAAAAATTTATGGATAACCCTGCGCTAGTTAAAATTAAGGCGAAGGAATTAACTGTCAAAAATATTGAACAACATTATATTGAGGTTCAGGAAAAGAAAAAGTTCGATGTACTATGTAATCTTTTGGATATCCAAGATCCTGAGCTTGCGATCGTCTTTGGTCGTACTAAGAAACGTGTAGACGAACTTGTGGAAGGGCTTATTAAACGCGGATATTCGGCAGAGGGCATTCACGGTGATATTCCTCAAGCAAAAAGAGATCAGGTTATTCGCCGTTTTAAAGAACAAACGATAGAAGTAATGGTAGCTACCGATGTGGCGGCTCGAGGTCTTGATATTAGCGGTGTTTCTCATGTATATAACTTTGACATTCCTCAGGATCCTGAAAGTTATGTACACAGAATCGGCAGAACTGGGCGTGCGGGGAAAAAGGGATTGGCTGTAAGCTTTGTAACGCCAAGAGAAACAAGTCAATTAAAAACTATTGAAAATGTTACAAAAACTAAAATCACAAGAAAGCCTATTCCATCTTACGACGATGTTGTTGCGGGGAATCAACAAGCAGCAATTGACCGATTGATGGAGGTAATCGAAAAAGGTGATCACCTCCAACAAAAGCAAGTAGCTGAAAATTTATTGGATGAAGTGGATTCTGTTACTATTGTTGCTGCAGCACTTAGACTTTTAACAAAACAACCTGATGCAACACCAATCGTATTATCTGAAGTTACACCGATACGTGTTAAAAGAGAAAGCTTTAACAATAAACGTAGTAATAGAGATAATCGTGGTGGAAATAGGAATAATACTCGTAGTGGCAGTAGAGAACGAGATAGCCGTAGAAGAAATCGTGCTCGCTAA
- a CDS encoding gamma carbonic anhydrase — protein MIYEFKGKYPKIAETAFIADYVTITGDVTIGDMSSIWFNTSIRGDVAPTIIGDRVNIQDNSVLHQSPNNPLIIEDDVTVGHMVILHSSIIRKEALIGMGSTVLDGAEIGEGAFIGAGSLVPQGKKIPPNTLAFGRPAKVVRELTEEDKKDMARIRREYVEKGQFYKGLQGR, from the coding sequence ATGATTTATGAATTCAAAGGAAAGTATCCAAAAATCGCAGAGACAGCTTTTATAGCTGATTATGTAACAATTACGGGTGATGTAACGATTGGCGATATGTCTAGTATATGGTTTAACACTTCTATACGCGGGGATGTTGCACCTACAATAATCGGGGACCGTGTTAATATACAAGATAATTCTGTTCTCCATCAAAGCCCTAATAACCCACTTATTATTGAGGATGATGTTACAGTTGGGCATATGGTGATCTTGCATAGTTCGATCATTAGAAAGGAAGCTCTAATTGGGATGGGTTCAACTGTCCTAGATGGAGCGGAAATTGGCGAAGGAGCGTTTATTGGGGCCGGTAGTTTAGTTCCACAAGGTAAAAAAATCCCACCTAATACACTAGCATTTGGCAGGCCCGCCAAAGTTGTCCGAGAATTAACTGAGGAAGATAAAAAAGACATGGCACGAATTCGCCGCGAATATGTAGAAAAAGGTCAATTTTACAAAGGCTTACAAGGTAGGTAA
- a CDS encoding alpha/beta hydrolase, whose translation MWKWETENPRGVFVVVHGAFEHQGRYKWLTEMLRAEHFNVIIGDLPGQGTSRSRRGHIDSFDEYIETIATWVEEAKKYNLPIFLLGHSMGGLAVIRTLQEKQLPVNAAILSSPCLGLVSYPSRGLQMLSKVLNIVMPTLRLASHMEPKIATRNKEVMELDENDSLYVQKVSIRWYRELVKSMQLADRNISRIPDLPILIMQGGEDKIIDKIIVKQWFDRLQVSEKLYKEWPGLYHEVFNEPERNQVFVFAKGFIDLQLNNDKYKKIEQIEPNKE comes from the coding sequence ATGTGGAAATGGGAAACGGAGAATCCTCGAGGTGTTTTTGTTGTTGTTCACGGTGCGTTTGAACATCAAGGCCGTTATAAATGGTTAACGGAAATGCTACGAGCAGAACATTTTAATGTAATTATTGGGGATCTACCAGGGCAAGGAACATCGAGAAGTCGTCGTGGGCATATTGATTCATTTGATGAATATATAGAAACAATTGCTACTTGGGTTGAGGAAGCAAAAAAATATAATTTGCCAATCTTTTTATTAGGACATAGTATGGGTGGCTTGGCGGTAATTCGAACATTGCAAGAGAAACAACTGCCGGTTAATGCTGCTATTTTATCATCACCATGTTTAGGCTTAGTAAGTTATCCTTCTAGGGGGCTGCAAATGTTGTCAAAGGTATTAAATATCGTTATGCCAACTTTGCGTTTAGCATCCCATATGGAACCTAAAATTGCGACCCGAAATAAAGAAGTGATGGAATTAGATGAAAATGACTCTTTATATGTTCAAAAGGTATCTATACGATGGTATCGAGAACTTGTAAAGTCTATGCAACTTGCTGATCGGAATATTTCTAGAATACCAGACCTGCCTATTTTAATTATGCAGGGCGGGGAAGATAAAATAATTGATAAAATTATTGTCAAACAATGGTTTGATCGTCTCCAAGTAAGTGAAAAATTATATAAAGAATGGCCTGGTCTTTATCATGAGGTTTTTAATGAACCAGAGCGAAACCAAGTGTTTGTATTTGCAAAAGGATTTATTGATTTGCAGTTAAATAATGATAAATATAAAAAGATTGAACAAATCGAGCCCAATAAAGAATAG
- a CDS encoding tetraprenyl-beta-curcumene synthase family protein yields the protein MAVPKDPFFLMKKIYKNVFPTVHYYLEDWKTRAESIPNPELKKQALASIETKSFHCEGGAVYSILTTDYEKECIRFIVAYQTISDYLDNLCDRSTSMDPVDFRALHEAMIHALIPGQAPLNYYRFRKEQNDGGYLLSLVVTCQEVLGKVKHYHKIAPLLHELAQYYCDLQVYKHIDQAERVQKLKSWFDMYKNKLPEMTWYEFSACAGSTLGIFCLVAYAFNDEFSNQHINKVKQGLFPYVQGLHILLDYFIDQKEDEKGGDLNFCFYFPDTEILTKRLCHFLVQADQHIKDLPDERFHRLINRGLLGVYLSDQKVSEQPEVAKVAKELLKCGGLISWFFYINGRWYRKLIKSR from the coding sequence TTGGCGGTACCTAAAGATCCATTTTTTTTAATGAAAAAAATATATAAAAATGTTTTTCCGACTGTTCATTATTACCTAGAAGATTGGAAAACACGTGCGGAATCCATTCCGAATCCCGAATTAAAAAAACAGGCCCTTGCTAGCATTGAAACTAAGTCTTTTCATTGTGAAGGTGGCGCTGTTTATTCGATATTAACAACTGACTACGAGAAGGAATGCATACGTTTTATTGTTGCTTATCAAACAATCAGTGATTATTTAGATAATCTTTGTGACCGTAGTACATCTATGGATCCTGTTGATTTTAGGGCTTTACATGAAGCTATGATTCATGCCTTAATACCGGGTCAAGCACCCCTGAATTATTATCGGTTCAGGAAAGAGCAAAATGATGGTGGTTATTTACTTTCTTTAGTTGTCACCTGTCAGGAGGTTCTTGGTAAGGTTAAACATTATCATAAAATTGCGCCATTACTACATGAATTGGCTCAATATTATTGTGATTTACAAGTATATAAGCATATCGATCAAGCTGAAAGAGTGCAAAAACTAAAATCGTGGTTTGATATGTATAAAAACAAGTTACCTGAAATGACTTGGTATGAATTTTCTGCATGTGCAGGGTCCACATTAGGTATATTTTGCTTAGTAGCTTATGCATTTAATGACGAGTTCTCTAATCAACATATAAATAAAGTGAAACAAGGACTTTTTCCATATGTGCAAGGCTTGCATATCTTGTTAGATTATTTTATCGATCAGAAAGAAGATGAAAAGGGTGGTGATTTAAATTTCTGTTTCTATTTTCCCGATACTGAGATACTAACGAAACGTTTGTGCCATTTTTTAGTACAAGCTGATCAACATATTAAAGATCTGCCGGATGAACGCTTTCATCGTTTAATAAATCGTGGATTATTAGGTGTGTATTTATCAGATCAAAAGGTTTCAGAGCAACCAGAGGTAGCTAAAGTTGCAAAGGAATTACTAAAATGTGGCGGTTTAATTTCATGGTTTTTTTACATAAATGGTCGGTGGTATCGCAAGCTAATAAAAAGTCGGTAA